The DNA segment TGGTCGGCGTCGGCCGCTCGCAAGCTTCGCTCGAGCGTGCGCTCAAGCTGGGCGTGATCGACGAGGCGGCCACGCTGGAAGACGCCGCCAAGGGCGCCAGCATGATCGTGCTGTGCGCGCCGGTGGCACAGACCTTTGCGCTGCTCCATGCACTTGAGCCGCATCTGGAGCCGGCTACGATCATCACGGATGCCGGCAGCACCAAGTCCGACGTCATCATGGCGGCCAAGACCGCGCTGGGCGACAAGGCGGCCCAGTTCGTGCCGGCCCATCCGATTGCCGGGCGCGAACTGCATGGCGTGGAAGCGGCGCTGGACGATCTCTATGTCGGCAAGAAGGTCGTGCTGTGCCCGCTGCAGGAGAATACCCGCATTGACGTGGCGGGCGTGCGCGCCATGTGGGAGACCGCGGGCGCCCAGTGCAGCGTGATGTCGGCCGTGCAGCACGATGCCGTGTTTGCCGCCGTCAGCCATTTGCCGCACCTGCTTTCCTATGCGCTGGTGGCCCAGGTGGCCAATGCCGAAGACGCTGCGCTCAAGCTCGATTTCGCGGGTGGCGGCTTCCGGGATTTCACCCGGATCGCGGCGTCGTCGCCGGAGATGTGGCGCGATATCTGCGTTGGCAACCGCGAGGCGATGTTGAGTGAGCTCAGCACCTACCAGGCCATGCTGGCGCATCTGAAGACCCTGATCGAAAACAGCAACGGCGAGGGCCTGGAGCGTATTTTCCAGCGCGCCAGCCAGGCGCGGCAGCAATGGGGCGCGCAGCGCGCGCCGGCTGTCAACGCCGAGCCCTGATCGCCACGCAATCCGGCGCTACGCGAACGCCACGTCATCAACGAAAG comes from the Cupriavidus basilensis genome and includes:
- a CDS encoding prephenate dehydrogenase is translated as MTVPASAPFFSRVVIVGVGLIGGSLALALKRAGAVGTVVGVGRSQASLERALKLGVIDEAATLEDAAKGASMIVLCAPVAQTFALLHALEPHLEPATIITDAGSTKSDVIMAAKTALGDKAAQFVPAHPIAGRELHGVEAALDDLYVGKKVVLCPLQENTRIDVAGVRAMWETAGAQCSVMSAVQHDAVFAAVSHLPHLLSYALVAQVANAEDAALKLDFAGGGFRDFTRIAASSPEMWRDICVGNREAMLSELSTYQAMLAHLKTLIENSNGEGLERIFQRASQARQQWGAQRAPAVNAEP